The stretch of DNA CCGCGGAAAACCACCACACGATCGGCGCGGCCGAACTCGCGCTGATGAAACCGACCGCGACGCTGACGAACATCGCGCGCGGCGGCATCGTTGACGACGCGGCGCTTGCCGCCGCGCTGCGCGAGCGCCGCATCGCGGCGGCCGGCCTCGACGTGTTCGAAGGCGAGCCGAAGGTCCATCCGGACCTGCTGACCGTGCCGAACGTCGTGCTGACGCCGCACATCGCGAGCGCGTCCGACGCGACCCGCCGCGCGATGGCGAACCTCGCGGCCGACAACCTGATCGCCGGCCTCGGCGTCGGGCCGCGCGCCGGGCGGCCGCCGAATCCGATCAACCCTGACGTCATCGGGAAAGCCCGTTCATGAGTCCGTTGCTGTTGATGTCCGCGGCGACGTTCGTCGTCGCGATCGCCCTCGTCGTCGCGCTGGTCGTGCTGATGCGCGTGCGCGGCGCGGAAGAGGATCACGCGGCCGCCGATGCGCTCGACGCGCTCGCGGACCGCGTCGCCACCGCGGCCGACACCCAGGCGCGCGGCACCGAGCGCGTCGAACGCGAGCTGCGCAACGAGATCGCGCGCACCGCGCAGTCGTCGCGCAGCGAGTTCGGCACCGGCTTTTCGCAGGTCCAGCAGGCGCTCGCCGCGCAGCTGACCAGCATCGCGACCGTGCAGAACAACCAGATCGACGGCTTCGCGCAGCAGCTCGTGAAGCTGACCGAGACCAACGCGCAGCAGCTCGAAGCGGTGCGCCACAGCCTTCAGCAACAGGCATTGCAGCAGCGCGACGAGCAGGGCGCGACGCTCAAGCGCTTCGGCGACACGCTCGCGCAGCAGTTGTCGCAACTGATCGAGGCGAACGACCGCCGCTTCGGCGAAGTGCGCGCGACGCTCGAACAGCGGCTGAAGGACATCGAGGCGAACAACGCGGCGAAGCTCGAAGAGATGCGCCGCACCGTCGACGAGAAGCTGCACGCGACGCTCGAACAGCGGCTCGGCGAGTCGTTCAAGCTCGTGTCGGACCGGCTCGAACAAGTGCATCGCGGACTCGGCGAGATGCAGACGCTCGCGGCCGGCGTCGGCGACCTGAAGAAGGTGCTGACGAACGTGAAGACGCGCGGCACGTGGGGCGAAGTGCAGCTGGAGGCGCTGCTCGAACAGATACTGACGCCGGACCAGTACGCGAAGAATGTCGCGACCGTGCCGAAGAGCAATGAGCGCGTCGAGTTCGCGATCCGGCTGCCGGGACGCACGGATAACGACAGCACCGCCGCGCCGGTATGGCTGCCGATCGACGCGAAGTTTCCGCGCGAGGACTACGAACGGCTGATCGACGCGCAGGAGCGCGCGGACCTGCCGGCGATCGACGAAGCGGGCCGCGCGCTGGAGGCGCGGGTGCGGGCCGAGGCGCGCACGATCGCGGAGAAGTATGTCGCGCCGCCGCACACGACCGACTTCGCGCTGCTGTTCCTGCCGACCGAGGGGCTGTATGCGGAGATCCTGCGGCGTCCGGGGCTGACCGACCTGCTGCAGCGCGACTACCGCGTGACGATCGCCGGCCCGACGACGCTGACCGCTTTGCTCAACAGTTTGCAGATGGGTTT from Paraburkholderia caballeronis encodes:
- a CDS encoding DNA recombination protein RmuC produces the protein MSPLLLMSAATFVVAIALVVALVVLMRVRGAEEDHAAADALDALADRVATAADTQARGTERVERELRNEIARTAQSSRSEFGTGFSQVQQALAAQLTSIATVQNNQIDGFAQQLVKLTETNAQQLEAVRHSLQQQALQQRDEQGATLKRFGDTLAQQLSQLIEANDRRFGEVRATLEQRLKDIEANNAAKLEEMRRTVDEKLHATLEQRLGESFKLVSDRLEQVHRGLGEMQTLAAGVGDLKKVLTNVKTRGTWGEVQLEALLEQILTPDQYAKNVATVPKSNERVEFAIRLPGRTDNDSTAAPVWLPIDAKFPREDYERLIDAQERADLPAIDEAGRALEARVRAEARTIAEKYVAPPHTTDFALLFLPTEGLYAEILRRPGLTDLLQRDYRVTIAGPTTLTALLNSLQMGFRTLAIERRSSEVWQVLGAVKTEFGKFGDVLAKTKSQLETVTRSIEAAEVRTRAMSRKLRDVEALPGEEASGLLGDALPNGGGDE